From Nicotiana tabacum cultivar K326 chromosome 20, ASM71507v2, whole genome shotgun sequence, one genomic window encodes:
- the LOC107782938 gene encoding uncharacterized protein LOC107782938: MDFWQKARSFAEEAAKRTTEFTKEAANRSQELTIGSSKLSDVVLEASKRSKEFAVEASKRSKEIAVEASKRSKEIAVEATKRADVIVTEASKRADQIKVDALKRAEQIKFQIPSAALSHIVDSSSAAPQTASSAPTLADLEKFGVTDDLREFVKGITINTFQDFPLEDDSVISDIPTVSNVRQDLTEFQEKHAKLVLQSVKEISKLRYELCPRIMRERKFWRIYFILVNSHVAPYEKKYMEDAEIKSVEKAQVKSEKEVSSAGTTSKPVVEATPQTNKKAASATSDQDLDVFLLGEDSDDGPDDGDDAFDDDFDKL; this comes from the exons ATGGATTTCTGGCAAAAGGCTCGAAGTTTCGCTGAAGAAGCAGCAAAGCGAACCACAGAATTCACAAAAGAAGCCGCTAATCGTTCTCAGGAGCTTACCATTGGTTCCTCCAAGCTCTCCGACGTCGTTCTAGAAGCTTCCAAACGATCTAAGGAATTTGCTGTCGAGGCATCTAAGCGATCCAAAGAAATCGCCGTCGAGGCTTCTAAACGATCCAAGGAAATAGCCGTCGAAGCTACCAAACGCGCTGATGTAATCGTTACCGAAGCTTCTAAACGCGCCGATCAGATCAAAGTTGACGCTCTCAAACGCGCTGAACAGATCAAGTTTCAAATCCCTTCCGCTGCGCTTTCTCACATTGTTGACTCGTCGTCGGCTGCTCCTCAAACGGCGTCGTCTGCCCCTACGCTTGCCGATCTCGAGAAATTTGGTGTTACCGATGATTTGAGAGAGTTCGTTAAGGGGATTACCATTAATACCTTTCAGGATTTCCCACTTGAAG ATGATTCAGTGATCTCTGATATTCCTACAGTCTCAAATGTTCGGCAGGATCTTACAGAATTTCAGGAAAAACACGCAAAACTTGTTCTTCAATCTGTCAAG GAAATCTCAAAGCTAAGGTATGAGTTATGCCCACGCATAATGAGGGAACGGAAGTTTTGGAGAATCTACTTTATTCTAGTTAACAGTCATGTGGCACC GTATGAGAAGAAATACATGGAAGATGCCGAAATAAAATCTGTTGAAAAGGCACAAGTGAAGAGTGAAAAGGAGGTTTCATCAGCTGGAACAACTTCTAAACCAGTGGTTGAGGCAACACCCCAGACAAATAAAAAGGCAGCCTCAGCAACGTCAGACCAGGATTTGGATGTTTTTCTCCTTGGAGAAGACAGCGATGATGGGCCAG ATGATGGAGATGATGCCTTCGATGATGATTTTGACAAGCTATAG